The Halomicronema hongdechloris C2206 genome includes a window with the following:
- a CDS encoding MBL fold metallo-hydrolase produces the protein MTAPTATSPKLPRQILDTVFAFPPNRETLGATAYLIVENDAQGRSANLLVDTPAWHQTNVDFLQQQGGVRWLCLSHRGAIGQVNEFQKALGCEVVIQEQEAYLLPQLQPTTFQQTIDLSPTCRALWTPGYSPGSACLYYEAYGGVLFTGRHLLPDPQGRPTPLRFSKTFHWPRQLRQVQRLAQAFSPETLAYLCPAANTGFLRGDRIIANAYEQLQQLDLEALRLVAPLL, from the coding sequence ATGACTGCACCGACGGCAACTTCCCCGAAGTTGCCTCGCCAAATCCTGGACACGGTATTCGCGTTTCCCCCCAATCGGGAGACGTTAGGGGCTACTGCTTACCTCATTGTAGAGAATGATGCCCAGGGACGGTCGGCGAACCTGCTGGTGGATACACCAGCTTGGCATCAGACTAACGTGGACTTTTTGCAGCAGCAGGGCGGCGTTCGCTGGCTGTGCCTGAGTCATCGGGGGGCCATTGGCCAAGTTAACGAGTTCCAAAAGGCCTTAGGCTGTGAGGTGGTGATTCAGGAACAGGAGGCTTACTTACTGCCCCAGTTGCAGCCCACCACCTTTCAACAAACCATCGACCTCAGCCCCACCTGCCGTGCCCTATGGACACCAGGCTATTCGCCCGGTTCCGCCTGTTTGTACTACGAGGCCTATGGCGGCGTACTCTTTACGGGGCGCCATCTGTTGCCGGATCCCCAGGGACGACCGACGCCCCTACGCTTTAGCAAGACCTTTCACTGGCCACGCCAACTGCGACAGGTGCAGCGGCTAGCCCAGGCGTTTTCCCCCGAGACCTTAGCCTATCTTTGTCCAGCGGCTAATACCGGTTTCTTACGGGGAGATCGGATCATTGCCAATGCCTACGAGCAGCTGCAACAACTCGATCTAGAGGCGCTGCGCCTAGTGGCTCCGCTGCTGTAG
- a CDS encoding site-2 protease family protein, whose translation MLFWLLLLGIFTYVVVKRSVANVTRTPTWLLWLVMMLPAFSLVIWASVQGSEEPFPTVLLISLFVLCPLLYWWLIQWGRPQPAAQVKARPSERTTLPSSEESKSTLRPMNRDEEATLKHCFPWTVYYLQNIEYRPQAMICRGQLRATPTVAYETVRENVHSRFGDRFLLVFQEGFNGKPFFALVPNPRTQTQQMSTQPPLTRPGLALGLFLTTVFTTTGVGAIIAGVSEETLQADPASILRGLPYALALMAILGIHELGHYLMARRYQIQTTLPYFIPVPFFLGTFGAFIQMRSPVPNRRALFDVGIAGPMAGLVITLPVLLLGLRLSTVVPLAEEASLLNFEALDPSASVMVALLSKLALGSRLTLEHAIHLHPMAVAGCLGLVVTALNLMPVGQLDGGHIVHAMYGQRTGAIIGQVSRLLVLALAVVHPELLIWAILLFFIPAVDEPALNDVSELDNQRDLWGLMSLVVLVMIVLPAPSPLLSLLF comes from the coding sequence ATGCTTTTCTGGTTGCTTCTCCTGGGCATTTTTACCTACGTTGTGGTCAAGCGCAGCGTGGCTAATGTCACTCGCACGCCGACGTGGTTACTGTGGCTGGTGATGATGTTGCCTGCCTTTAGCTTGGTGATCTGGGCTTCGGTGCAGGGCAGCGAAGAGCCTTTTCCCACGGTGCTGCTGATTAGTTTGTTTGTCCTATGTCCCCTACTGTACTGGTGGTTAATTCAGTGGGGCCGCCCGCAGCCTGCTGCTCAGGTCAAGGCTAGGCCCTCTGAGCGCACAACACTGCCATCATCAGAGGAATCAAAATCTACCCTACGCCCCATGAACCGGGATGAAGAAGCGACGCTGAAGCATTGCTTCCCCTGGACGGTTTATTACCTACAAAACATCGAATATCGTCCCCAGGCCATGATCTGTCGGGGACAATTGCGGGCAACCCCAACGGTGGCCTACGAGACGGTGCGAGAGAATGTCCACTCTCGCTTTGGGGATCGGTTTCTGTTGGTATTTCAAGAGGGATTTAATGGTAAGCCGTTCTTCGCCCTAGTGCCTAATCCCCGCACTCAGACCCAGCAAATGTCTACCCAACCACCATTGACCCGGCCGGGATTGGCCCTGGGTTTATTTTTGACGACGGTGTTCACCACCACCGGGGTGGGCGCGATCATTGCCGGGGTGTCTGAAGAGACGCTGCAAGCAGACCCGGCCTCGATTTTGCGGGGATTGCCCTATGCCTTAGCCCTAATGGCCATTTTAGGGATCCACGAATTGGGACATTATCTGATGGCGCGGCGGTATCAGATTCAGACGACGTTGCCTTATTTCATTCCGGTGCCCTTCTTTCTAGGGACCTTCGGGGCATTTATTCAGATGCGCTCGCCGGTGCCTAACCGCCGCGCCCTGTTTGATGTGGGCATCGCTGGTCCTATGGCTGGCCTAGTCATTACCTTGCCTGTGCTGCTCCTGGGGTTACGGCTGTCAACTGTGGTGCCGTTAGCGGAGGAAGCCAGCTTACTTAATTTTGAGGCCCTCGACCCCAGTGCTTCGGTCATGGTAGCGTTGCTGAGTAAACTAGCCTTAGGCAGCCGCCTGACCCTAGAACATGCCATTCATTTGCATCCCATGGCGGTGGCTGGCTGTTTGGGGTTAGTGGTGACGGCTCTCAATCTGATGCCGGTGGGGCAACTGGATGGCGGGCACATTGTCCATGCCATGTATGGTCAACGTACTGGGGCTATTATTGGTCAAGTGTCACGCCTACTCGTGCTGGCGCTGGCAGTGGTGCATCCGGAATTGCTAATTTGGGCGATTCTGTTGTTTTTTATTCCGGCAGTGGATGAGCCCGCTCTGAATGATGTGAGTGAGTTGGATAATCAACGTGACCTCTGGGGTCTAATGTCCCTGGTTGTGCTGGTGATGATTGTCTTACCGGCTCCTTCCCCGCTGCTGTCGCTACTGTTTTGA
- the thrC gene encoding threonine synthase yields the protein MSLNSPISESPQADYPAIGTRPWPGLIETYRPFLPVTDATPIVSLCEGNTPLIRVPAIAERVGRSVQVFVKYDGLNPTGSFKDRGMTLAISKAKEMGAEAVICASTGNTSAAAAAYARRGGLRAFVIIPDGYVAMGKLAQALLYGAEVLAIQGNFDQALTMVRQLAEHYPVTLVNSINPFRLEGQKTAAFEVVDVLGDAPDWLCIPVGNAGNITAYWMGFCEYHQQERCQRLPRMMGFQAAGAAPMVLNHTVTHPETVATAIRIGNPANRDRARAVQEASQGEFSAVTDEEILAAYRLLAAEEGIFCEPASAASVAGLLKVKDRVPAGATVVCVLTGNGLKDPDTAIKHSQNQVKGGLPADLETLAGVMGF from the coding sequence CTGAGCTTAAATAGCCCTATCTCTGAGAGTCCCCAGGCTGACTATCCTGCCATTGGTACACGTCCTTGGCCAGGGTTGATCGAAACATATCGTCCTTTCCTGCCGGTGACAGATGCCACCCCAATTGTGAGTCTGTGTGAAGGTAATACCCCGCTGATTAGGGTGCCAGCGATTGCTGAGCGTGTCGGTCGCTCGGTGCAGGTGTTCGTCAAGTATGACGGCTTAAACCCAACCGGCAGCTTCAAAGATCGAGGCATGACCCTGGCCATCTCTAAGGCTAAGGAAATGGGGGCTGAAGCCGTCATTTGTGCCAGCACTGGCAATACCTCAGCGGCGGCGGCAGCCTATGCTCGTCGCGGTGGCCTCAGGGCGTTTGTGATCATCCCGGATGGCTATGTGGCCATGGGTAAGTTGGCCCAAGCCCTACTCTATGGGGCTGAGGTTTTGGCCATTCAGGGCAATTTTGATCAGGCCTTAACCATGGTGCGTCAATTGGCTGAGCACTATCCAGTCACCTTGGTAAATTCCATCAATCCCTTTCGCTTGGAGGGGCAGAAGACGGCGGCTTTTGAGGTAGTGGACGTTCTGGGAGATGCTCCGGATTGGCTATGCATCCCCGTGGGGAATGCTGGAAACATCACGGCCTATTGGATGGGATTCTGTGAGTACCACCAGCAGGAACGGTGCCAGCGCTTGCCTCGGATGATGGGATTTCAGGCAGCGGGGGCGGCACCTATGGTGCTGAACCACACGGTAACTCATCCAGAAACGGTGGCTACGGCTATTCGCATTGGCAATCCGGCTAACCGTGATCGGGCCAGGGCAGTTCAGGAAGCGAGTCAGGGCGAGTTTTCAGCCGTCACTGATGAAGAGATTTTGGCAGCCTACCGATTGCTGGCAGCAGAAGAGGGGATTTTCTGTGAACCGGCCAGTGCCGCCTCTGTGGCTGGCTTATTGAAGGTTAAGGATCGGGTGCCTGCTGGGGCAACGGTAGTCTGTGTGCTCACGGGGAATGGGCTCAAAGATCCGGACACGGCAATTAAGCACAGCCAAAATCAGGTGAAGGGAGGGTTGCCGGCTGATCTAGAGACCTTGGCTGGGGTTATGGGGTTTTAA